The nucleotide window AGGAGGAGATTATAAAAAGTGCTTATGAAATTTTTTATAAGAACGGTTTCCATGCGACTGGTGTGGATGCTATCGTTGATAGTACTGGAATATCCAAACGGACACTTTATAAACACTTCGCCTCAAAAGAGATACTCATTCTCGCTGCGGTTGGCTATTACCACCAAATCACCTATAAAGCGATATCTGATTATATTGAAAAATCAACAGCAGATAAACCAGTCGATAAGGCTTTAATGATTTTTGACTTCTTGGCAGAACTGGTTGATGCCGGCAATCTTGAAGGCTGCTTTGCAATGAATGCAAAAACAGAATATTCAAATAAGGCGATAGAAATAGAATCTGCCTGCGATGGACACGTCAATGCGCTAAGGGGACTCATTGAAAAATATCTGTCAGAGGCAAAAATTGCGCAAAGTGAATCGCTGTCCCTGCAGATTATTATGTTGTTTGAAGGTGCAATTTTGCGAAACAAAGCCACTAAAAACTCTGTACCAACCAAATTGGCCAAGTCCGCCGCAAAATCAATCTGCAGTCAAAATCTTAATGCAATTTTATAGGCGTTTAATGTTTTGAGATAACAAATTACCTCAATAGCTTGAAATTGAATACAAAGCAAAATAAAAATACCGGCACAATAATAAACGCATCATAATTAATACAGTGTACTTAAACGTGTCACCGTTTTTTTTTACATAGTATCTACAATAGTAGTGTTTTCATGTTTGGTAGTTTATAAAATATTTTAATTTACTATTTTCGGGGTTTAAACCAATTCATAACTCATTAGCCAATTTGCCAATGATAACCAAATCTTCCACTCTTACTTGCTCCAATCCTCCTGATCCTGCCATATCTAATCCGAGCATTCCTCCAATTTATTAAGAGTGTTTTATTTCAAGATTAAACAAATTCATTCTCTTCAACTTGAATACTATTTAATTCACTTTGTGCCGAAAGACTTTCTGATAACTCTTCTAGAGTTCTTCCTTTGGTTTCTGGCATTTTAAAGAAAACCCAAAGCAATTGCCAAACCATCA belongs to Flavobacterium aquiphilum and includes:
- a CDS encoding TetR/AcrR family transcriptional regulator encodes the protein MEKKTKTALKSTKKEEIIKSAYEIFYKNGFHATGVDAIVDSTGISKRTLYKHFASKEILILAAVGYYHQITYKAISDYIEKSTADKPVDKALMIFDFLAELVDAGNLEGCFAMNAKTEYSNKAIEIESACDGHVNALRGLIEKYLSEAKIAQSESLSLQIIMLFEGAILRNKATKNSVPTKLAKSAAKSICSQNLNAIL